A genomic window from Henningerozyma blattae CBS 6284 chromosome 3, complete genome includes:
- the ARG7 gene encoding glutamate N-acetyltransferase (similar to Saccharomyces cerevisiae ECM40 (YMR062C); ancestral locus Anc_2.628) translates to MHTTKTLLQKAKPLDKYARFVPTHATFPLGFETASISAGIKKNNALDLGVIRNVNDPKRARAAAVFTTNKFQAAPVTVSRNVLQHTKGEGVIATIVNSGCANSVTGDQGQEDAEKTVDLVSKHLGSDSSENLSLVMSTGVIGQRLPMDKLENGIEKIFNDKKAFGSDFNSWLNFAKSICTTDTFPKIISKQFKLSTTGQTYTITGIAKGAGMICPNMATLLSYLITDLPLSSSAATSSLKYAVDRSFNCISVDGDMSTNDTLCMLSNGAIDNQMEDITEDSELYDEIKLNITSVAQDLAKLVVRDGEGSTKFVTVKVINSENYADARTIAESISNSMLVKTALYGQDANWGRILCAIGYAKLNDMRALDADKISVSFVTTDNSEPKELKLVINGVPQLNLDEERASQMLALEDLEVLVDLNTGTETAQFWTCDLTHEYVTINGDYRT, encoded by the coding sequence atgcaCACTACAAAGACTCTATTACAAAAGGCTAAACCTTTAGACAAATATGCAAGATTTGTTCCAACCCATGCTACTTTTCCTCTAGGTTTTGAAACTGCATCAATCTCTGCaggtattaaaaaaaataatgcttTAGATTTAGGGGTTATAAGGAATGTCAATGATCCAAAGAGAGCAAGAGCTGCTGCAGTATTTACtacaaataaatttcaagCTGCTCCTGTTACTGTCTCAAGAAATGTTCTTCAACATACCAAAGGTGAAGGTGTTATCGCAACAATTGTAAATTCAGGTTGTGCAAATTCAGTAACTGGTGACCAAGGCCAAGAAGACGCTGAGAAAACGGTAGATTTAGTTAGTAAGCATCTTGGCAGTGACAGTTCTGAAAATCTATCTCTGGTTATGTCTACTGGTGTTATTGGACAACGTTTGCCTATGGATAAACTTGAGAATggtattgaaaaaattttcaatgatAAAAAGGCATTTGGCAGTGATTTCAATTCTTGGTTAAATTTTGCCAAATCTATTTGTACTACTGATACTTTCCCAAAGATAATTTCCaaacaattcaaattatcCACAACTGGGCAAACTTATACTATCACCGGTATTGCGAAGGGGGCTGGTATGATATGCCCAAATATGGCTACTCTATTAAGCTATTTAATTACTGATTTACCTTTATCTTCGTCTGCAGCAACatcttctttaaaataCGCTGTTGATCGTTCTTTCAATTGTATATCTGTTGATGGCGATATGAGTACGAACGATACTTTATGTATGTTATCAAATGGTGCAATTGATAATCAAATGGAAGATATTACAGAAGATTCTGAGTTAtatgatgaaattaaattaaatattacatCGGTCGCCCAAGATTTAGCTAAACTAGTAGTACGTGATGGAGAAGGATCAACAAAATTTGTGACAGTGAAAGTGATTAATTCTGAAAATTACGCTGATGCTCGTACAATCGCAGAATCTATTTCTAACTCTATGCTAGTAAAAACTGCCTTATATGGACAAGATGCCAATTGGGGTCGTATCTTATGTGCTATTGGTTATGCTAAGTTAAACGATATGAGAGCATTAGATGCAGACAAGATTAGTGTTAGCTTTGTTACCACTGATAATAGTGAGCCAAAAGAATTGAAGTTGGTTATCAACGGTGTCCCACAGTTAAATCTCGATGAAGAGCGTGCTTCTCAAATGTTAGCTTTAGAAGATTTAGAGGTCCTAGTCGATTTGAATACTGGTACTGAAACTGCTCAATTCTGGACTTGTGATCTAACTCATGAATATGTTACCATTAATGGGGACTACCGTACTTAG
- the SEN15 gene encoding Sen15p (similar to Saccharomyces cerevisiae SEN15 (YMR059W); ancestral locus Anc_2.625): MDEKLELVRNNLVHYQQWEDVRVSPASFQWEGENIQLIIGKPSNSEREECVLPVEYSQYQESLLTTNLIDATFTNLVSEEFERIVLAIIGDDGTVVFYYITRGTSTI, from the coding sequence ATGGACGAGAAATTGGAGTTAGTACGAAACAATCTAGTCCATTACCAACAATGGGAAGACGTGAGAGTATCACCTGCTTCCTTTCAGTGGGAAGGTGAAAATATACAACTTATTATCGGAAAGCCTAGTAACTCCGAGAGAGAGGAATGCGTGCTTCCTGTGGAGTACTCTCAATATCAAGAGAGTTTGTTGACTACAAACCTTATTGATGCGACTTTTACTAATTTGGTCTCTGAAGAGTTTGAAAGAATAGTCTTGGCGATTATTGGAGATGATGGTACGGTCGTTTTCTATTATATTACCAGAGGAACTTCTACCATATAA